AAAGTGACCGCGCAGGTATATGTGGACAAAAAGGGCGAAGTGAAGAAGTGGCGCATTGTTCAAGCCAAGCCTGAGAAGCTCGGATTCGAAGAAGAAGTAGAGAAAGTTTTGCCGAAATGGAAATTCACGCCGGCTATTCAGCAAGGAAATCCGGTCGGAGTGTGGATCGCCATTCCGTTTAACTTTAAGGTTCAGTAAGTACGCCGCGAAAATTGTTTGGACCGCGCGGCGTCACGTCGTGCGGTCTTGCGCTCTGTTGGTTTTGGTTTTCTTCGTGTGGGTCCCGGAAGTTCATCTAATCCGCGCCGCATTGCGGCCAAGGAGGTGTCATGGAAACCGGATCGAAGATTGACAAACTGGTGATTGGTGCGCGTGATCTGAAAGGTCACCTCGGACGGTATCTGATTCAAGGATTGGTCGTCAGCGTTTTTCTGCACAGCGCGCTAATTGCGCTTGTGGGGCTATTGCCGAAGCGGGATCAGCCTATCGCGAAACGCAGAACCACGGATTCGACCATCGTGGATCTCCGAAAATGGATCGACGATCCTATTCCGGTGCCGCCGCGTCCGACGCCGCCGCAAAAACCCGATGATTCCAAGTTTGTGCCTATTGAAGAAGAGCCGGAAGTCATCGATTCTCTGGTGCCCGAGGACTTGGAAATGCCAGACCTAGCGAGCAATGTTCCACTTGATGGTTCGATTGACACCGGCGCTTTTGATGGAATCAGCGGAAGTTTCGGACTGAATACGGGTGAGTTAAAGAATGCGGGAACGGTAGACCCGTGGACGATCTTCGTCCCGCGCGAAATTGATCCTCAGCCCCTCAGAGATTTTAATCCTCAGCCCGCATATCCGAAACTTGCCAGCAAAGCCGGCGTGGAAGGCATCGTATATGTATGGGTCCACGTCAGCGCGCAGGGCGACGTCATCGGCTGGCATGTGATCGACGTCAGGCCCGCCGGACTCGGATTCGAAGATGAAGTCGCGCGTGTGATTCCACAATGGAAATTCACTCCCGCGATTCAGCAGAATACTCCGGTGGCGGTGTGGGTGTCCATGCCGTTCAAGTTCAAGGTTTCGAATTAGTCGAAAAGAATTGAATGATCACTCGCTGGATACTTCCCGTTGCTTTTGTCGTCATCGGTGTGATGATACTGACAGGAAATTTGCTTCAGCAGATCCCACAAGGAACGGGACTGCGCACGGTGATGGGAATCGTGGTCATATTGCTTGGAGTACATAGATTTGTCGTTTCGCGCGCACCGAAGTCACAGGAGCGCAGATTCGGCGGAGAACACAGACGGCCTTGGGAAGATAGCTAAATGATGATTTTGTTGCGTGTGATGCTCTGTGCAGTCGTGATACTTGGCTGCAAAAAAGTACCGGAAGAGACGTTTACCAAAGGCGCGGCGCGTATAGGTGCCAGTGACGCAGTGTATGATTTGGCCCGCTACGAAGCCGAAACATATTGCGACGTTCATCAACAGGCAACGATCAATATCTGGCGATATTCGACTCAGTCGTTGCTCGATTCTCTAATCAGTGAACGCGTCGAAGAAGTGTTTATCGACCGCGCACTGAGCCATGAGGAATCGCTCTCGTTCACGTCACACGAAATGCGACTCTTCACGTATCCGGTAGCGCACTATCCGATCTATTTGTTAATCCACGACTCCGTTGCGGTCGACGCAATCGACAGCTTGGGTTTAAAGCGAATTCTCGAGGGTACGGCCACTTCATGGAAGGAATTCGGAGGTGACGA
This region of Calditrichota bacterium genomic DNA includes:
- a CDS encoding energy transducer TonB; protein product: METGSKIDKLVIGARDLKGHLGRYLIQGLVVSVFLHSALIALVGLLPKRDQPIAKRRTTDSTIVDLRKWIDDPIPVPPRPTPPQKPDDSKFVPIEEEPEVIDSLVPEDLEMPDLASNVPLDGSIDTGAFDGISGSFGLNTGELKNAGTVDPWTIFVPREIDPQPLRDFNPQPAYPKLASKAGVEGIVYVWVHVSAQGDVIGWHVIDVRPAGLGFEDEVARVIPQWKFTPAIQQNTPVAVWVSMPFKFKVSN